The following proteins are encoded in a genomic region of Pyrus communis chromosome 11, drPyrComm1.1, whole genome shotgun sequence:
- the LOC137708568 gene encoding transcription termination factor MTEF1, chloroplastic-like isoform X2, with product MLPGIYQQRRFRDSLRSSDGGLIGKNARRMMMHLSIPIDEDLQQTLSLFEKIAARRGGLDMLGSGDAAFRCLIESFPRLLLLSLDPHVRPIVEYLENIGVPRECMRNIFLLFPPVIFCNVKVIKTRVLAFKEVGVEEKDVGKMLIKYPWIISMSIQENFKKVSSFFESEKVPKLSVGRAIRSWPLILGCSTSMLTSMVEQIGELGIRNKKLGQVISRSPQLLIRKPQEFLQVVSFVEDLGFDKETVGSILGRCPEIFAASIDKTLNRKLEFLASIGVSKPHLPRVIKKYPELLVSDTDRTLLPRMKYLTKKGLSRRDIAFMVRKFSPILGYSIEEVLSPKLEFLINTMEKPVTDLVEYPRYFSYSLEKRIKPRYWVLKGRNIECSLREMLAKNDEEFAEVYMGVGSMLVPPPP from the exons ATGTTGCCAGGCATTTATCAGCAGAGACGCTTCCGGGACTCATTGAGAAG TAGTGATGGGGGGCTCATTGGGAAAAATGCTCGTCGTATGATGATGCACTTGTCAATTCCTATTGATGAAGACTTGCAACAAACCCTATCCCTTTTTGAAAAG ATTGCAGCAAGGCGTGGAGGTCTGGATATGTTGGGCTCTGGAGATGCTGCTTTCCGTTGCTTAATTGAATCCTTTCCACGTCTTCTTTTATTGTCCTTGGATCCTCACGTGAGACCTATTGTGGAATATCTTGAAAATATTGGAGTTCCTAGAGAATGCATGAGAAACATATTTCTGTTATTTCCACCTGTTATATTTTGCAATGTTAAAGTCATCAAAACAAGAGTGCTTGCTTTTAAAGAG GTTGGTGTGGAAGAGAAAGATGTTGGTAAAATGTTGATTAAATATCCATGGATTATATCTATGAGCATTCAAGAGAACTTCAAGAAGGTTTCTTCATTCTTTGAGTCAGAGAAG GTACCAAAATTGAGTGTTGGTCGTGCAATTAGAAGCTGGCCTCTTATTTTGGGTTGCTCAACCAGCATGCTAACATCGATGGTTGAACAGATAGGTGAATTGGGTATTAGAAACAAGAAGTTGGGTCAGGTTATTTCCAGAAGTCCTCAGCTATTGATACGGAAACCTCAAGAATTTCTTCAG GTAGTTTCGTTTGTGGAAGATCTAGGATTTGATAAAGAAACAGTTGGGAGCATACTGGGCCGCTGTCCTGAAATATTTGCTGCCAGCATTGACAAAACTCTCAATAGGAAGCTTGAATTTCTTGCTAGTATCGGTGTTTCCAAACCCCACCTTCCTCGGGTTATCAAAAAGTATCCAGAGCTTCTTGTCTCTGACACTGATAGAACTTTACTTCCTAG GATGAAGTATTTGACAAAGAAAGGGCTGTCGCGGAGGGATATCGCATTCATGGTCCGTAAATTTTCACCTATACTTGGGTATAGCATTGAAGAGGTTTTGAGCCCGAAGCTTGAATTCCTGATAAACACAATGGAGAAACCCGTGACGGATTTGGTAGAGTATCCAAGGTACTTCAGTTATTCATTGGAAAAGAGGATAAAACCAAGATACTGGGTGCTGAAGGGAAGAAATATTGAGTGTAGCTTAAGAGAAATGTTGGCTAAAAACGATGAAGAGTTTGCTGAAGTGTATATGGGTGTTGGTAGCATGCTTGTTCCTCCTCCCCCCTAG
- the LOC137708568 gene encoding transcription termination factor MTERF4, chloroplastic-like isoform X1 produces MYGCLIPPTMSSSSKFLSMSTTFTITFRLSSSPNTPPIPSPLLPIRSNPTLTLRLHLNHKPKIQIFQKPSKTHQNLHRPLFSAPPNSPEPPPDHQLEHIITAQEALLELLQEFGASEAEAAFVSLNSPRYLRMLVDGVVELDELGMWGEWENERRELCGFKEKVRLMAKKKGDNGKVAFLEGAVGLSLSSAMNVARHLSAETLPGLIEKVNDVKKTFFSDSSDGGLIGKNARRMMMHLSIPIDEDLQQTLSLFEKIAARRGGLDMLGSGDAAFRCLIESFPRLLLLSLDPHVRPIVEYLENIGVPRECMRNIFLLFPPVIFCNVKVIKTRVLAFKEVGVEEKDVGKMLIKYPWIISMSIQENFKKVSSFFESEKVPKLSVGRAIRSWPLILGCSTSMLTSMVEQIGELGIRNKKLGQVISRSPQLLIRKPQEFLQVVSFVEDLGFDKETVGSILGRCPEIFAASIDKTLNRKLEFLASIGVSKPHLPRVIKKYPELLVSDTDRTLLPRMKYLTKKGLSRRDIAFMVRKFSPILGYSIEEVLSPKLEFLINTMEKPVTDLVEYPRYFSYSLEKRIKPRYWVLKGRNIECSLREMLAKNDEEFAEVYMGVGSMLVPPPP; encoded by the exons ATGTATGGATGCTTAATTCCTCCAACTATGTCCTCCTCCTCCAAATTCCTCTCGATGTCCACAACCTTCACCATAACTTTCAGACTATCCTCGTCACCAAACACCCCCCCAATTCCTTCACCCCTTCTCCCCATCCGCTCGAACCCCACTCTCACTCTCAGACTCCACCTCAACCACAAACCCAAGATCCAAATTTTTCAGAAACCCTCCAAAACCCACCAAAATCTCCACCGCCCCCTGTTTTCCGCGCCACCCAACAGCCCTGAGCCGCCGCCGGACCACCAGCTGGAGCATATAATAACTGCCCAAGAAGCCCTTTTGGagcttcttcaagaatttggagCTTCTGAGGCGGAAGCTGCCTTTGTTTCTTTGAATTCGCCGAGGTATTTGCGGATGTTGGTTGATGGGGTTGTAGAGTTGGATGAGCTGGGAATGTGGGGAGAGTGGGAGAACGAGAGGAGAGAATTGTGTGGGTTTAAAGAGAAGGTGAGGTTAATGGCTAAGAAGAAGGGTGACAATGGAAAGGTTGCGTTTTTGGAGGGTGCGGTCGGGTTGAGTCTGTCTTCGGCTATGAATGTTGCCAGGCATTTATCAGCAGAGACGCTTCCGGGACTCATTGAGAAG GTTAACGATGTGAAGAAAACATTCTTTTCTGACAGTAGTGATGGGGGGCTCATTGGGAAAAATGCTCGTCGTATGATGATGCACTTGTCAATTCCTATTGATGAAGACTTGCAACAAACCCTATCCCTTTTTGAAAAG ATTGCAGCAAGGCGTGGAGGTCTGGATATGTTGGGCTCTGGAGATGCTGCTTTCCGTTGCTTAATTGAATCCTTTCCACGTCTTCTTTTATTGTCCTTGGATCCTCACGTGAGACCTATTGTGGAATATCTTGAAAATATTGGAGTTCCTAGAGAATGCATGAGAAACATATTTCTGTTATTTCCACCTGTTATATTTTGCAATGTTAAAGTCATCAAAACAAGAGTGCTTGCTTTTAAAGAG GTTGGTGTGGAAGAGAAAGATGTTGGTAAAATGTTGATTAAATATCCATGGATTATATCTATGAGCATTCAAGAGAACTTCAAGAAGGTTTCTTCATTCTTTGAGTCAGAGAAG GTACCAAAATTGAGTGTTGGTCGTGCAATTAGAAGCTGGCCTCTTATTTTGGGTTGCTCAACCAGCATGCTAACATCGATGGTTGAACAGATAGGTGAATTGGGTATTAGAAACAAGAAGTTGGGTCAGGTTATTTCCAGAAGTCCTCAGCTATTGATACGGAAACCTCAAGAATTTCTTCAG GTAGTTTCGTTTGTGGAAGATCTAGGATTTGATAAAGAAACAGTTGGGAGCATACTGGGCCGCTGTCCTGAAATATTTGCTGCCAGCATTGACAAAACTCTCAATAGGAAGCTTGAATTTCTTGCTAGTATCGGTGTTTCCAAACCCCACCTTCCTCGGGTTATCAAAAAGTATCCAGAGCTTCTTGTCTCTGACACTGATAGAACTTTACTTCCTAG GATGAAGTATTTGACAAAGAAAGGGCTGTCGCGGAGGGATATCGCATTCATGGTCCGTAAATTTTCACCTATACTTGGGTATAGCATTGAAGAGGTTTTGAGCCCGAAGCTTGAATTCCTGATAAACACAATGGAGAAACCCGTGACGGATTTGGTAGAGTATCCAAGGTACTTCAGTTATTCATTGGAAAAGAGGATAAAACCAAGATACTGGGTGCTGAAGGGAAGAAATATTGAGTGTAGCTTAAGAGAAATGTTGGCTAAAAACGATGAAGAGTTTGCTGAAGTGTATATGGGTGTTGGTAGCATGCTTGTTCCTCCTCCCCCCTAG
- the LOC137709048 gene encoding LOW QUALITY PROTEIN: uncharacterized protein (The sequence of the model RefSeq protein was modified relative to this genomic sequence to represent the inferred CDS: inserted 2 bases in 1 codon; substituted 1 base at 1 genomic stop codon): MGQGQEVKTKDDAQVEIQEGGEICFFYRPXDDVQRLYIVLRPESGERPVEEKQDPDSGKEGAMAKKKGPKCSGESEKGSGGGGKSEGGGHGRQEVNIEKQPLLRFIVMGRKSLPDPGKKGRPYWGFVEMVATNIDDVKTALQGEEYETKTREHRHTSEARALGEGVYRILRHEGXKKPHTHLIYKLGFPPENESNKPQESLNIKHEGSFHIQIKNPDQHASSRTSSRSRGLQNKRTANFPAHLQGLFGKLRYHPADPPDFLNYEGCEFLLISASDDVEEELGLDLQTEEEANESWSDLIKTFGEIASTKPLLKGIWV, translated from the exons ATGGGACAAGGCCAAGAAGTTAAGACTAAAGATGATGCCCAAGTTGAAATTCAG GAAGGGGGGGAAATATGTTTCTTCTACCGGCC AGACGACGTTCAACGGTTGTACATTGTTTTAAGGCCGGAGTCTGGTGAGAGGCCAGTTGAAGAAAAGCAGGACCCCGATTCGGGTAAAGAAGGTGCGATGGCAAAGAAGAAGGGACCGAAATGTTCTGGTGAAAGCGAGAAGGGTTCGGGTGGTGGCGGAAAAAGTGAAGGTGGTGGGCATGGCAGGCAGGAAGTGAACATTGAGAAGCAGCCATTGCTGAGGTTCATAGTGATGGGAAGGAAAAGCCTTCCAGATCCAGGAAAGAAAGGCAGACCCTACTGGGGTTTTGTTGAGATGGTCGCCACGAATATTGATGATGTGAAAACTGCTCTTCAAGGGG AGGAGTATGAAACTAAAACAAGAGAACACAGACATACTTCTGAAGCAAGGGCATTAGGAGAAGGCGTTTACCGCATTCTGCGGCACGAGGGGTGAAAGAAACCCCACACTCATCTGATTTACAAGCTGGGGTTCCCACCCGAAAATGAGAGCAATAAGCCTCAGGAGTCCCTTAACATTAAACATGAAGGCTCATTTCATATTCAGATAAAGAACCCTGATCAACACGCCAGCAGCAGAACTAGTTCTCGGTCCAGAGGGCTACAGAACAAGCGCACAGCTAATTTTCCTGCCCACCTGCAAGGCCTGTTTGGGAAATTACGGTACCACCCAGCTGATCCACCCGACTTCTTGAACTACGAAGGATGTGAGTTCTTGCTCATATCAGCTTCGGATGATGTAGAAGAGGAGTTGGGGTTGGATCTTCAGACAGAAGAGGAAGCCAATGAATCTTGGTCCGATTTGATCAAGACTTTCGGGGAGATAGCATCAACCAAACCTCTTCTGAAAGGCATTTgggtgtga